The genomic DNA AACCGGGCGGTTCCTGCGGAGGATATCCGCAACATGCAGCAGTATTTGAAGGACATGAACATCTACCAAGGCGAGATTACGGGGGAATATAATCAGGAATTCCTGATCGCCGTAGCGGGCTATCAGCATATCGCGAACACGGTAAGCACCATGGCCGCGGTTCGGCGCGGGTGGTTCGGCTGGGAGCTGTTCGAGGTAGATGGGAAGATCACGAAGGAGCTGCTGGACTTAGCTTGGGCGGAAAGTAGCTCGGGCATGCGCAACAATCCGAACCTGAACGAATACCAAAAAATGCAAGGTCTACTTTTTTTCCAAAGGATTGGACACCGCAACAAGTTATTGATGAAATAAATATTGCCTTCAACAACAAGGTTGTTCACAAGAATAATAGATATAGAGGAACTGCTAGTACAGGAATGAAGATTGAATTTATTATAAAAAATGGAAAAATTACATCGGCATATCCGTTGTACTAAGGAGAGTTAATAACATGATTAAGTATATTTATACAACTGAATATAGTGAGGAATATAACGAAGCTATTTTGGATTTTGGTGTAGACAAGTCATTGAAGAATGGTTATCTGATCAATAATTCTTTGGGTTCGGATATTTTTTGGGAATTTGCTATTATTAAAGAAGAAGTGGGTAAACTACTCGAACTGCTAAAAGGAAAAGTAACTTCATATGAAGGTGGAGGAAATGTAAATTTAATAAACGCTGACAAGCATTTTACAACGATTGAAGATATATTTGCTGAAGAGGATGAGGAGGACAGTATATGCAAAATTGAAACGGTAGAATTTTTAAAGATAATATTAGTCTGGGCAAGAGAGAACTTTCAGTACAAAAGTCAGTGCGGTGTTCTAACAGGAGTAGAAGCGGAAATAGCAATCAACTGGATCAATGAAAAATGCAATGAGATATCCGGATTGGAGAGCCATCGGGCAATATGAAACCAGCTATATTTCAATAAAATAAGTGGGTGAAACATTTTGTCTGAATCCCTAGAAGAAAAGGTACAACGATTGGAATTATATGTGAACTTGTTACGCCAAATTACACTTGAACCGGAACAATATCGTCTTTGGGATTGGATCATTGCAAATGGCTTAAATGGGGAGCAATTTAATGAAATTAAAGCTATCCTGAAGAAGTATGTCTTGCTCCTTAATCATGAGCAGGATACTAATAAACCTTCCTTTGATGATATTTCTAAAGAGTTAATTGAGGTTTTATCTCCTAGTGAGTACCTGGCTAACGTTGGGGGAGTAATTCAGTTATTAAGAAACGCTGTTAAGATGCCCCCATATCAGTCCTTACAATATTATCTTAATAATGCTCAGGAATAATAAACCAACAAATGAAAGCGAAATCACCATGGACAGAAGAATTCCATCCTAGCTATAATAGATGAAATAATTTGGCCTGATGATCTCCCCCGCGAAGCGGGAGGTTTCTAAGCATGAGGATGTGAGCGGGCATGTTCCGGAAATGGTTTATTCGCAACAGCAGCATACAGAATAAGTTTCTGCTTTCGACCCTGTGTCTGATTATTATTCCGCTGGGGCTATTCGGGATCATCTCGTTCCAGGTCTCCAAGCAATCGATCGAGTCGCAGGTCAGCCAATTGAATTTAAGAATATTAGGGCAGATTTCCGAAAAAGCGGACATGCTGCTGGACGACGTCATCTCGCTATCCAATACGTTTTATTTAAATAGAGAGGTCAATTATGGCTTTACGGCGCCAATTTCCCCGAACAGCTATGAAGAGGTCCAAATCCGCTCCGAATTTGACCGGCTGCTGACGAGCTCCATTTATTCCTTCGCCAATTTGAAACCCGACATTACCCTGCTAGGGTTGAATGGCCTTACGCTATCGACGAACCCGCTGGATACCAAACCGAGCATCCAAATCATGGAGCAGCAGGATTGGTACCGCGCAGCGACGGAGGCCAAGGGACAAATCCTGTGGATCACGGAGCCCATCCCGGGTCTGGCGACAAAGGGACATGACGATCGTTCGGTCTATGCAGTGCGGTCGAGCAATCGGTTCGAGAGCTGGGCACCGATCGGATTAGTCATTATCCGTATCGATGAATCCACCTTGAAAAATTTGTACGCGGGCTCCTTGGACGAGAATCAGGAGATTATCATCGTAAATGACGGCAAAATCATTTCATCGAATAACCCGGATCTTGCAAGCGAAGATCTCAAGGCTCGCGCCTATTACGAGAAAATCGATCAATATGAATCCGGTTTTTTTGTGGATCACGAAATGGGGACAGATCAGCTGATCGCGTTCCAGACCATTGGCAAGACGGGCTGGAAGCTGGTCTCTTATACGCCGACCCGGACGGTTCTAGCTAACATTAACAAAATTCAGACGGTGGTGATCTTCGTTTTTGCCATCGTTGTCCTGCTCTCATTTGCGGCTTCCTATTACATGGCCCGCCGCCTGGCGATCCCGATCAAGCGCTTGTCTAAGGATTTCGGCCGCGTCGAGGCGGGGGATCTGACAGTCCGGTCGCCCGTGTACAGCGAGGATGAAATCGGTCTGTTGACGCAGAAGTTCAACCAGATGGTAGAGAAGCTGAATGCCTCGATGGAGGATGTGAAGCGGGAGCAGCAAAACAAACGGCGGGCCGAAATTCAGACGCTGCAATCCCAGATCAATCCGCATTTCCTGTACAACACGCTGGCCTCGATTCGGTTCATGCTGTACAAGCACAAGCAGGAGACGGTGGATTCCGTCATCGTGGCTCTCGTTCGGCTGCTGAAGCAGTCCATCTCCAAGGAAGACGAATGGATTCCT from Paenibacillus woosongensis includes the following:
- a CDS encoding EndoU domain-containing protein translates to MDEINIAFNNKVVHKNNRYRGTASTGMKIEFIIKNGKITSAYPLY
- a CDS encoding cache domain-containing sensor histidine kinase, which gives rise to MFRKWFIRNSSIQNKFLLSTLCLIIIPLGLFGIISFQVSKQSIESQVSQLNLRILGQISEKADMLLDDVISLSNTFYLNREVNYGFTAPISPNSYEEVQIRSEFDRLLTSSIYSFANLKPDITLLGLNGLTLSTNPLDTKPSIQIMEQQDWYRAATEAKGQILWITEPIPGLATKGHDDRSVYAVRSSNRFESWAPIGLVIIRIDESTLKNLYAGSLDENQEIIIVNDGKIISSNNPDLASEDLKARAYYEKIDQYESGFFVDHEMGTDQLIAFQTIGKTGWKLVSYTPTRTVLANINKIQTVVIFVFAIVVLLSFAASYYMARRLAIPIKRLSKDFGRVEAGDLTVRSPVYSEDEIGLLTQKFNQMVEKLNASMEDVKREQQNKRRAEIQTLQSQINPHFLYNTLASIRFMLYKHKQETVDSVIVALVRLLKQSISKEDEWIPVEEELDILKNYLYIQQIRQGDMLEVRYEVEDDILAYRTIKLILQPLVENAIFHGLEPKRGKGTIVIKGYLQDRDILFEVIDDGVGMEQSAVPPFPQERTIGQTTLSHGGGLLNVHERIQLHFGRQYGVTLESAVDAGTKVTLRIPAFYKREDIQQL